The DNA sequence GCCGGACGACGTTCCTGCGTGGCACGAGGCGCTGAACACGGACGCGGCGCGGTATGGCGGCGGCGATGTGACCAACCCTGATCCGGTCAAGCCCGAGCCGCAGGGTTGGCACGGACGGGCGGCCAGCATCCGGCTGACGCTGCCGCCATTGGCGACGGTGTGGTTGCGACCGGCGTAGACACCCTCTCGAACGCCGGACGAGCTGACCCACCCAGCCCGTCCGGCGTTTGAGGACGAGGCCGTTCAGGCCGAAGCGGGGGTCTGGGGGCGGCAGCCCCCAGGGACGGTCACCCCGACGCCGGCACGCCCTCGGCCAAGCCCGGCGGCAGCGACCCCGTGTGCAGCACCCCCAGCCGCTGGGTCGCCCGGGTCAGGGCCACGTACAGGTCGCTCGTGCCGTACAGCCCCGGCTCGACGACCAGGACCGAGTCGAACTCCAGGCCCTTCGCCTGGCGGGGGTCGAGGAGGACGACCGTCCGTGTCAGGTCGGGTTCGGTGCCGGCCGTGATGCCGTCCAGGCGCGCGGCCAGCGACCGGTGCAGGTCGCGTGGGGCGATGACGGCCAGGCGGCCTTCGGCGGGGGTGAGTTCGGCGACCGCCTTGGCGACGGCGCCGGGCAGGTCGTCGGTGGCGCTGATCCAGGGACGTACGCCTGTGGACCGTACGGAACTCGGCGGTTCGAAGCCGGGGTGCTCCGCGCGTACGACCGCCGCGGCCAGCTCCATGATCTCGGCGGGGGTGCGGTAGTTGACGCCGAGGCGGGTGTGGTCCCAGCGGTCCTCGACGTAGGGGGACAGGATCTTGGACCAGGAGCCCACGCCCGCCGCCTCGGCCGTCTGGGCGGGGTCGCCGACCAGCGTCATCGAGCGGGTCGGGCTGCGCCGCATGAGCAGCCGCCAGGCCATCGGCGACAGCTCCTGCGCCTCGTCGACGATGATGTGCCCGAACGCCCAGGTCCGGTCGGCCGCCGCGCGCTCGGCGGCGCTGCGGTGGTCGTCCTCCTCGTGGCGCTCGGCGAACCGTTCGGCGTCGATGATGTCGTGCGCGGACAGGATCTCGGAGTCCTCCTCGTCCTTGTCCTCGAACTCGTAGGTGCGCGAGGCGTACGAGACGTCCAGCACGCCCTGTGCGTAGGCGACCTGTGTCTCCCGCTCCCGCTCGGCCAGCGCCCGCTTCACCCGGTCGTCCTCGCCGAGCAGTTCGGCCGCCTCGTCGAGCAGCGGTACGTCCGCCACCGTCCACGCCCGTGTCACGGGCCGGCGGATCGCGGCGACGTCCTCGTCGGGAAGGTAGCCCACGGGGTCGGCGAGGAAGTCCGCGACCAGTCGTTGCGGGGTCAGTCGCGGCCACAACTGGTCGATGGCGGCCCAGACTTCGGGGTTCTCGGCGATGTCGTCACGGATCTGCATGATGTCGCTCGGGTCCAGCAGATTCGTACCGTCGAAGGGGTCCGTCCCGAC is a window from the Streptomyces sp. NBC_00299 genome containing:
- a CDS encoding HelD family protein; this translates as MRQEQEFIDSLYARVDLLRGDTEDSVTDALGQGNTPMQARLERDILVAERSGLLAALNAVDGSLCFGRIDLASGTTHHIGRIGLRTDDAERTPILIDWRADVARPFYLATGHTPMGLRRRRHITTSGRTVSALHDEILDLGDQERTGHEDPSGDAVLLAALNTARTGRMNDIVQTIQAEQDEIIRAPHRGVLVVEGGPGTGKTAVALHRAAYLLYEHRELLAKRAVLIVGPNPAFLGYIGEVLPSLGETGVLLATVGELFPGVRATATDTREAAAVKGRADMADVLAEVVQDWQALPDPVIAIEHDREILMLDDGLVKVAREKARAARLPHNAAREHFEGHILNTLTELYAERVGTDPFDGTNLLDPSDIMQIRDDIAENPEVWAAIDQLWPRLTPQRLVADFLADPVGYLPDEDVAAIRRPVTRAWTVADVPLLDEAAELLGEDDRVKRALAERERETQVAYAQGVLDVSYASRTYEFEDKDEEDSEILSAHDIIDAERFAERHEEDDHRSAAERAAADRTWAFGHIIVDEAQELSPMAWRLLMRRSPTRSMTLVGDPAQTAEAAGVGSWSKILSPYVEDRWDHTRLGVNYRTPAEIMELAAAVVRAEHPGFEPPSSVRSTGVRPWISATDDLPGAVAKAVAELTPAEGRLAVIAPRDLHRSLAARLDGITAGTEPDLTRTVVLLDPRQAKGLEFDSVLVVEPGLYGTSDLYVALTRATQRLGVLHTGSLPPGLAEGVPASG